One window from the genome of Desulfuromonas acetoxidans DSM 684 encodes:
- a CDS encoding OmpP1/FadL family transporter: MKLLVTAVALALMLPGWVSAAGFHIREQGSKAMGMANAFAAQADDPSAIFYNPAGIVFQTGTQVSLGVTVINVPETEFRGTTKLGDVASGLGVEQQVDTEARDDIFFPPNFYMTTRKEGSPWAFGIGIGSLYPLAKRWDTTSPFRDEIKEIAIKPINVNPTVAYLFESINLGVAVGIDYTYADVWLEKSACVDAYALGAVPVPGLTAVQLGELELEADGDGWGYNFGLLWQPLETLSFGVAYRSEIELDFDGDADYQITSAGQSVYGAPPLSYTDSIYSTGAETEITLPDTWSFAVAWKPTRKLTVEFDADRFGWSSYDSLDILFDENTVLSDSLNRKDWNDVWAYRFGAQYAVTETLDLRVGYARDNTPVPNDTIGPELPDADRNNYTFGFGYHTDRAVFDFAYMWVDFDDRKVDNETQTGTYKSDAYLFAANLTYFF, translated from the coding sequence TTGAAATTACTGGTTACTGCTGTTGCCCTGGCACTGATGCTGCCGGGTTGGGTGAGTGCGGCGGGTTTTCATATCCGCGAACAGGGGAGCAAGGCGATGGGCATGGCCAATGCCTTTGCTGCCCAGGCTGATGATCCGTCGGCTATTTTTTACAATCCCGCCGGGATTGTTTTTCAAACCGGAACCCAGGTCAGTCTTGGTGTGACCGTCATCAACGTACCGGAAACGGAATTTCGCGGGACCACCAAGTTGGGTGATGTGGCAAGTGGCCTTGGTGTGGAACAACAGGTGGATACCGAAGCGCGTGATGACATCTTTTTTCCGCCCAATTTCTATATGACCACCCGTAAAGAAGGTTCTCCCTGGGCGTTTGGTATTGGTATTGGATCACTTTATCCACTTGCCAAGCGCTGGGATACCACCAGCCCGTTTCGTGATGAGATTAAAGAAATTGCCATCAAGCCGATTAACGTCAATCCGACAGTGGCCTATCTGTTTGAGTCGATCAACCTTGGTGTTGCAGTTGGTATTGACTATACCTACGCGGATGTGTGGCTTGAAAAGTCAGCGTGTGTCGATGCCTATGCCCTGGGAGCCGTGCCTGTACCGGGATTGACTGCCGTTCAATTGGGTGAGTTGGAGCTCGAAGCCGATGGCGATGGTTGGGGATATAACTTTGGTTTGTTGTGGCAGCCGTTGGAAACCTTGTCGTTTGGCGTTGCCTATCGCAGTGAAATTGAACTGGATTTTGATGGTGATGCTGATTACCAGATCACCAGTGCGGGCCAGAGTGTTTATGGTGCTCCACCACTTTCCTACACAGATTCTATTTACAGTACAGGCGCTGAAACGGAAATTACGTTGCCGGACACTTGGAGCTTCGCTGTTGCCTGGAAGCCGACGCGTAAGCTGACCGTAGAGTTCGATGCGGACCGCTTTGGTTGGAGCTCCTATGACAGTTTGGACATCCTGTTTGATGAAAATACCGTGCTGTCGGATTCTCTGAATCGTAAAGATTGGAACGATGTCTGGGCTTATCGGTTTGGTGCCCAGTATGCGGTGACGGAAACTCTTGATCTACGTGTTGGTTATGCCCGTGACAACACCCCGGTACCCAATGATACCATTGGTCCTGAGCTTCCTGATGCCGATCGTAACAACTACACCTTTGGTTTCGGTTACCATACGGATCGGGCGGTGTTTGATTTTGCCTACATGTGGGTTGATTTCGATGATCGTAAAGTCGACAACGAGACTCAAACCGGTACATACAAAAGTGACGCTTATCTGTTTGCCGCTAATCTGACCTATTTTTTCTAA
- a CDS encoding acetoin utilization protein AcuC yields MAEQFALIYSSRFSQYSYGDFHPFKVDRYRLTYELMDHCGLLTVPQMVQVECPEADEAALETFHRPDYLKTLASFSADDDVHANFFYGLGDVENPVFKGLYDWARLMCGGTLEAARQVCEFKARAAFSMAGGWHHAHAARASGFSYINDSVVAINALLEQGKRVVYVDLDAHHGDGVQEAFYTTDQVMTISIHENGKDFYPYSGFVDEVGEGAGYGYSINIPLVPHSDDLIFEQAFSRIVLPLIESYRPDILVTQLGADFMRTDPLTRLEGTTSFMEYAARQFLATGIPWVAVGGGGYHRLNVARAWTLLWATMIGHPVADALPENFLPTVTSLGEETLLLRDPPHLASPDDFSRAQQHLDKTCSYLERQIFPLFHLRAGGV; encoded by the coding sequence ATGGCAGAACAATTCGCACTCATTTATTCCAGCCGTTTTAGCCAGTATTCCTATGGGGATTTTCATCCTTTTAAGGTTGACCGCTATCGGCTCACCTATGAACTGATGGATCATTGTGGTTTATTGACCGTGCCACAAATGGTTCAGGTGGAATGTCCCGAGGCCGATGAGGCGGCTTTAGAGACGTTTCATCGGCCCGATTACCTGAAAACACTGGCATCGTTCAGTGCCGATGACGATGTTCATGCCAATTTCTTTTATGGTCTTGGCGATGTCGAAAATCCTGTTTTTAAAGGCTTATATGACTGGGCGCGTTTAATGTGTGGTGGCACGCTGGAAGCTGCCCGCCAAGTGTGTGAGTTCAAAGCGCGTGCAGCGTTCAGTATGGCCGGTGGTTGGCATCATGCTCATGCCGCACGTGCTTCCGGGTTCAGTTATATCAATGATTCAGTGGTGGCGATTAATGCGCTGTTAGAGCAGGGCAAACGGGTGGTTTATGTCGATCTTGATGCGCATCACGGTGATGGTGTGCAGGAGGCTTTTTATACCACAGATCAGGTGATGACCATCTCAATCCATGAAAACGGTAAAGATTTTTACCCGTATTCAGGCTTTGTCGACGAGGTGGGCGAGGGCGCCGGTTACGGTTATTCCATTAATATTCCTCTGGTTCCCCATTCCGATGATCTGATTTTTGAACAGGCGTTTTCCCGTATTGTCCTGCCGTTGATTGAGTCCTATCGCCCGGATATTCTGGTGACACAGTTGGGAGCTGATTTTATGCGCACTGATCCGCTGACACGACTGGAGGGGACCACGTCATTTATGGAATATGCCGCCCGCCAGTTTTTGGCAACCGGCATTCCCTGGGTGGCTGTCGGCGGTGGTGGTTATCATCGGCTCAATGTCGCTCGGGCGTGGACATTGCTGTGGGCAACCATGATTGGTCACCCTGTCGCAGATGCCTTGCCGGAGAACTTTTTGCCCACGGTTACGTCCCTTGGCGAGGAGACGTTATTGCTGCGCGATCCGCCTCATTTGGCGTCGCCCGATGATTTTTCTCGCGCCCAGCAACATCTTGATAAAACCTGTTCTTATCTGGAAAGGCAGATTTTCCCTTTGTTTCATCTGCGGGCAGGGGGTGTCTGA
- the yhbY gene encoding ribosome assembly RNA-binding protein YhbY — protein MPTVTLSGKQNRFLRGLGHHLNPVVLIGKDAVSQGVIDSVEEVLDQHELIKVKLLEGCLVDRKNVAEQLSTTTDSSVVQILGRTILLFRPTPEGKIELPKK, from the coding sequence ATGCCCACAGTTACCCTGAGTGGAAAACAAAATCGATTTCTCCGCGGCCTAGGCCATCACCTTAATCCGGTGGTTCTGATCGGCAAGGACGCCGTAAGTCAGGGGGTCATTGACAGTGTTGAAGAGGTCCTCGACCAACATGAACTGATCAAAGTCAAGCTGCTTGAAGGCTGCCTGGTGGATCGCAAGAACGTTGCCGAGCAACTCAGCACAACAACAGACAGCTCCGTCGTCCAAATTCTCGGACGCACCATTTTGTTATTCCGACCAACACCGGAAGGCAAGATTGAGCTGCCGAAAAAATAA
- the rsmD gene encoding 16S rRNA (guanine(966)-N(2))-methyltransferase RsmD, with translation MRIISGQARGKQLASVQGIEIRPTSDRVREALFSSLTSRLGSFDGMEVLDLFAGTGALGLEALSRGAAHGCFVDSGRQAQKLIHTNSAHCAMAQRCQLIALPVERALDKLRGKFDLIFLDPPYRKGLVDTTITKISQLDLLKPHGLICAEEDKATEVQQVLGRYQRIDLKTYGSTALHLFAHTSNKETP, from the coding sequence GTGCGTATCATCAGCGGCCAGGCCCGCGGCAAACAACTGGCCAGCGTTCAAGGCATAGAGATCCGACCGACCAGTGATCGTGTTCGCGAGGCGTTATTCAGCAGCCTGACCAGCCGTTTGGGTTCATTTGACGGCATGGAGGTCCTTGATCTGTTTGCCGGCACCGGAGCTTTAGGACTGGAAGCTTTGAGCCGAGGCGCAGCCCATGGCTGTTTTGTTGACTCAGGCCGTCAGGCGCAAAAACTCATCCACACCAACAGTGCGCATTGCGCGATGGCGCAACGCTGCCAGCTTATTGCGCTGCCGGTTGAACGTGCTCTGGACAAACTCCGAGGAAAATTTGACCTGATTTTTCTTGATCCACCCTACCGTAAAGGGCTTGTTGATACCACCATCACCAAAATCAGCCAACTGGATCTTTTAAAGCCGCACGGCCTGATCTGTGCTGAAGAAGACAAAGCAACAGAGGTACAACAGGTCCTGGGGCGCTATCAGCGCATTGACCTGAAAACCTATGGTTCCACCGCCCTGCACCTTTTTGCCCACACCTCGAACAAGGAGACGCCATGA
- the coaD gene encoding pantetheine-phosphate adenylyltransferase has translation MNRTAVYPGSFDPITNGHLDIIQRGLHAFDTIIVAVAKNSSKKGLFSVEERVDMIRDVVGDNPRIIVDTIDGLLIDYVMRKGARVILRGLRAVSDFEYEFQLAQMNHTVQKEVETMFMMTSVRYGYLSSSIVKEMASLNGPISEFVPEAVLKKLAEKFPKAEE, from the coding sequence ATGAACCGCACCGCAGTCTACCCGGGTTCGTTTGATCCAATCACCAACGGCCACTTGGACATCATACAACGCGGCTTGCATGCTTTTGACACGATCATTGTTGCCGTCGCCAAAAATTCCTCTAAAAAAGGGCTGTTTTCTGTTGAAGAACGGGTCGACATGATTCGCGATGTCGTCGGTGACAACCCTCGGATCATTGTCGACACGATTGACGGTTTATTGATTGACTATGTGATGCGCAAAGGAGCACGCGTTATCCTGCGTGGTTTGCGCGCGGTTTCCGACTTCGAATACGAATTCCAGCTGGCCCAGATGAATCATACGGTACAGAAGGAAGTGGAAACCATGTTCATGATGACCTCAGTGCGCTATGGCTATTTGAGCTCATCCATCGTCAAGGAGATGGCCTCTTTAAATGGCCCGATCAGTGAATTTGTGCCGGAGGCTGTCTTAAAGAAACTGGCAGAGAAGTTTCCTAAAGCTGAAGAATAG
- a CDS encoding 7-carboxy-7-deazaguanine synthase QueE: MPVTAVTDLPVVELFSSIQGEGPLVGCRQVFLRLAGCNLDCAYCDTDFQPSKCARIETQPGSEQFLYWENPLESTRLLAHLSTWKHQQPHLHHSLSLTGGEPLLHAEALKAWLPQLSTLFPIQLETNGTLPQALQLVIDQVEWVVMDIKLESQTGEPTPWAQHGEFLRVAVKRSCCVKLVVGPGTSESELVQAAQLVRDNAPDSEVFLQPCTVAGQCSLNGRILLQWQALIAEQGVRVRVVPQTHCFLAVL; encoded by the coding sequence GTGCCAGTTACAGCCGTGACTGATCTGCCTGTTGTTGAGTTGTTCTCGTCCATTCAGGGCGAAGGTCCTCTGGTTGGTTGCCGTCAGGTGTTTCTGCGGCTGGCAGGGTGTAATCTGGATTGTGCGTATTGTGATACGGATTTTCAGCCGAGCAAATGCGCCCGTATTGAGACCCAACCGGGAAGCGAACAGTTCCTGTACTGGGAGAATCCTCTGGAGAGCACACGCTTATTGGCCCATTTGAGTACGTGGAAACACCAGCAGCCGCATCTTCATCACTCGCTGTCATTGACCGGTGGTGAACCGCTACTTCATGCTGAAGCGCTTAAGGCATGGTTACCACAACTCAGCACACTGTTTCCGATTCAACTTGAAACTAACGGCACGCTGCCGCAGGCCCTGCAATTGGTGATAGATCAGGTTGAATGGGTCGTCATGGATATCAAACTTGAATCGCAGACCGGTGAGCCAACACCTTGGGCTCAGCATGGTGAGTTTCTGCGCGTGGCTGTGAAGCGTTCCTGCTGTGTCAAGTTGGTGGTGGGGCCGGGAACATCTGAAAGTGAATTGGTTCAGGCCGCTCAGTTGGTCAGAGACAATGCCCCTGACTCAGAGGTGTTCCTCCAACCGTGCACTGTTGCAGGGCAGTGCTCACTCAATGGGCGCATTCTGCTGCAGTGGCAGGCGCTGATTGCTGAGCAGGGGGTACGTGTGCGCGTTGTGCCGCAGACCCACTGTTTCTTGGCGGTTCTTTAG
- the queD gene encoding 6-carboxytetrahydropterin synthase QueD, with protein MYHLKICTHFAAAHNLINYDGDCENLHGHNWKVEVTVRAKELDESGLGIDFKILKARTKELLATLDHKYLNDLPPFKETSPSSENIGRYLFEALEETLNTDNVQVECVNVWESDNACASYSRD; from the coding sequence ATGTATCATCTTAAGATTTGTACCCACTTTGCCGCAGCCCACAATCTGATCAATTACGATGGTGATTGTGAAAATCTGCATGGTCATAACTGGAAAGTTGAAGTGACGGTTCGTGCCAAAGAGCTGGATGAGTCGGGACTCGGTATCGATTTCAAGATCCTTAAAGCACGCACCAAAGAGCTGCTTGCCACGTTGGACCACAAATATCTTAATGATTTACCTCCGTTCAAGGAGACAAGTCCCTCTTCAGAGAACATTGGCCGTTATCTGTTTGAAGCTCTCGAAGAGACACTGAATACAGACAATGTTCAAGTGGAATGTGTGAACGTCTGGGAATCGGATAACGCTTGTGCCAGTTACAGCCGTGACTGA
- a CDS encoding DNA gyrase inhibitor YacG, with protein MDVPCPQCKKKTPWEDNPWRPFCSERCRLVDLGCWVDEDYRIAGDPAPVTDDESDYNV; from the coding sequence GTGGACGTACCGTGCCCTCAGTGTAAAAAAAAGACCCCGTGGGAAGATAATCCATGGCGACCGTTTTGTTCTGAACGGTGTCGTCTGGTGGATCTGGGCTGTTGGGTGGATGAAGATTACCGCATTGCCGGTGATCCGGCCCCTGTGACCGATGATGAGTCGGACTATAATGTATAA
- a CDS encoding cation diffusion facilitator family transporter: protein MEQKRLSAARLAIITATFLAIIKLATGIITGSMALLSSAADSLLDILMSLGNFFALKQAHKPADDTHPYGHGKYETAATFLQSVLVGISGGYILYESIHRLRQGVTLTHIDYGIGVLALSVFVSWILSRYLKRVGKQTESSALQADSLHYATDVYSNLVLLVGLLAVNTLGWQWLDPALSVGVGVYVLKAAYGLFRPCLDEFLDAGLPAEQLEKISQCIEQHRSDVTGYHHLRSRRSGTKRLIDFHLTFCRFKTIQEAHAIADSVEKDIQQQIPNADITIHLEPTECEQCRNCTACNTPCEAKQHRAAQPVESSSNDPA, encoded by the coding sequence ATGGAACAGAAACGCCTCTCAGCAGCTCGTCTGGCAATTATTACCGCCACATTTCTGGCCATTATTAAACTGGCCACCGGCATCATCACCGGTTCGATGGCTCTGTTGTCCTCTGCCGCAGATTCCCTTTTGGACATTCTCATGTCACTGGGCAATTTTTTTGCCCTAAAGCAGGCCCACAAACCGGCCGACGATACCCACCCCTATGGTCACGGCAAATACGAAACCGCTGCCACGTTTCTGCAAAGCGTCCTGGTCGGCATTTCGGGGGGATACATCCTCTACGAATCCATCCACCGCCTCAGACAAGGAGTGACACTGACCCACATCGATTATGGCATTGGTGTTCTGGCGCTGAGTGTTTTTGTCTCATGGATTTTGAGTCGCTACCTGAAACGGGTGGGAAAACAGACAGAATCTTCGGCATTGCAAGCTGATTCACTCCATTATGCAACCGACGTCTATAGCAACCTGGTCCTGCTAGTGGGATTGTTGGCTGTCAACACACTGGGCTGGCAGTGGCTGGATCCGGCATTGTCGGTGGGCGTTGGAGTCTATGTACTCAAAGCAGCGTACGGATTGTTTCGTCCGTGCCTGGATGAATTCCTCGATGCCGGGTTACCTGCGGAACAATTGGAAAAAATTTCACAGTGCATTGAGCAACACCGCAGTGATGTGACGGGCTATCATCACCTGCGGTCCCGCCGCAGCGGAACCAAGCGATTAATTGATTTCCATCTGACCTTCTGTCGTTTCAAAACCATTCAGGAGGCCCATGCCATTGCTGACAGTGTTGAGAAGGATATCCAGCAGCAGATCCCCAACGCTGATATCACGATTCACCTCGAGCCGACGGAATGCGAGCAGTGTCGCAACTGCACTGCTTGCAACACACCGTGTGAGGCCAAGCAACACCGGGCAGCACAGCCGGTGGAGTCCTCGTCTAACGACCCAGCATGA
- a CDS encoding 6-phosphofructokinase, with translation MKTIAVLTGGGDCPGLNAVIRGVVRSAVGTHGWRVIGIEDGFDGLLSGIKTRELDLKAVRGILQLGGTILGTSNHGNPLHYPVMEDGEVHWMDVSSQVVEHFNSIGADALIAVGGDGTLKIAQRLYELGMNVVGIPKTIDNDLKATDVTFGYNTAVGVVTEALDRLHTTAESHHRVMVVEVMGRDAGWIALESGISGGADVILLPEIPFSIEKVCAAIRRRRERGGRFSIVVVAEGASALDGEQVVQESANNRRGGVDRLGGIGEQVAGQITQCLDMEVRTVVLGHLQRGGTPSPFDRILGTRFGVKAVDLIADGDFGKMVALRGRSVVSTTLAEAVGSLNLVPAHGEMVQAAEKLGIMLGR, from the coding sequence ATGAAAACCATTGCAGTGTTGACTGGAGGGGGCGATTGTCCGGGGTTGAACGCGGTTATCCGCGGTGTTGTTCGCAGTGCTGTCGGGACTCACGGTTGGCGGGTGATCGGCATTGAAGACGGCTTTGATGGACTATTATCGGGAATCAAGACGCGTGAGCTGGATCTTAAAGCGGTTCGAGGTATTTTGCAATTGGGTGGAACCATTCTTGGTACCAGTAACCATGGTAACCCCTTGCATTATCCTGTGATGGAGGATGGTGAAGTCCACTGGATGGATGTTTCATCCCAGGTGGTGGAGCATTTCAACAGTATCGGTGCGGATGCTCTGATTGCCGTTGGCGGCGATGGTACGCTGAAAATTGCTCAACGGTTGTACGAGCTAGGGATGAACGTGGTCGGCATTCCCAAAACCATTGATAATGATCTCAAAGCCACGGATGTGACCTTTGGCTATAATACTGCTGTCGGAGTTGTCACCGAAGCTCTTGATCGTCTCCATACCACAGCTGAGAGTCATCACCGGGTTATGGTCGTCGAAGTGATGGGGCGTGATGCCGGCTGGATTGCTCTGGAATCGGGTATTTCCGGTGGTGCCGATGTCATTCTTCTTCCTGAAATTCCCTTTTCCATCGAAAAAGTCTGTGCTGCGATCCGCCGACGCCGTGAACGGGGTGGACGTTTTTCCATCGTGGTCGTTGCTGAAGGTGCCAGTGCCCTTGACGGTGAGCAAGTGGTTCAAGAATCTGCGAACAACCGTCGCGGTGGGGTGGATCGTCTTGGTGGCATCGGCGAACAGGTGGCTGGACAGATTACCCAGTGTCTTGATATGGAAGTGCGGACCGTCGTTCTAGGGCATCTCCAGCGTGGTGGAACGCCTTCGCCGTTTGATCGCATTCTTGGCACCCGTTTTGGGGTGAAAGCGGTTGATCTGATTGCAGATGGGGATTTTGGGAAAATGGTTGCGCTGCGTGGTCGTTCCGTCGTATCAACCACCCTGGCTGAAGCTGTTGGCTCACTGAATCTGGTGCCGGCGCACGGTGAAATGGTTCAGGCCGCCGAGAAACTGGGGATCATGCTGGGTCGTTAG
- a CDS encoding ExbD/TolR family protein, whose translation MAFKRKERDEVRVELTSMVDVVFLLLIFFMISTTFVDSTGIDINLPQAGSQKIDKQPEEVNVYLEKSGLIHLEDRLVSMEDLRSHLAGYGDRAAETTFILLADKQAQHGKVVQLMDAAQSAGFAKLAIATEPEIKKR comes from the coding sequence ATGGCGTTTAAACGAAAAGAGCGGGACGAAGTTCGTGTTGAATTGACCTCCATGGTCGATGTGGTTTTTTTGCTGCTGATTTTCTTCATGATTTCCACCACCTTTGTCGATTCCACTGGAATTGATATCAACTTACCCCAAGCCGGCAGTCAAAAAATCGATAAACAGCCGGAAGAGGTTAACGTCTATTTGGAAAAGTCGGGGTTGATTCATCTCGAAGATCGATTAGTCTCTATGGAGGATCTCCGATCCCATTTGGCTGGCTATGGTGACCGTGCGGCAGAAACCACGTTTATCCTTCTGGCCGATAAACAGGCTCAGCATGGTAAAGTGGTGCAGTTGATGGATGCTGCTCAGAGCGCCGGTTTTGCTAAATTGGCCATTGCCACAGAGCCTGAAATAAAGAAACGTTGA
- a CDS encoding MotA/TolQ/ExbB proton channel family protein, producing the protein MLEIFQKGGPLMYPILFCSVLALAIFLERIWVYRGLIKQSTRLRDEVELLVRNEHIADALAICRERRTILAPIYVVALNAAGRSRDQIKTLVEEVGERYSVTLDRYLGLLGTIATITPLLGLLGTVLGMIRAFTQLAVQGVGTPATLGGGISEALITTATGLSVAIPTILLHKYLTSRSDNIAHQLEIHALDLVDLLAHDSKRS; encoded by the coding sequence ATGCTGGAAATTTTCCAAAAAGGTGGTCCTCTGATGTATCCGATCCTGTTCTGCTCGGTGCTGGCTTTAGCCATCTTTCTTGAACGGATCTGGGTGTACAGAGGTCTGATCAAACAATCCACACGCTTAAGAGACGAGGTCGAACTTCTGGTGCGCAATGAACACATTGCCGATGCTCTGGCAATCTGTCGTGAACGGCGGACAATTCTTGCACCTATCTATGTTGTTGCCCTCAATGCTGCCGGTCGCAGCCGGGATCAGATCAAGACGTTGGTGGAAGAGGTCGGAGAACGCTATAGCGTGACCTTGGACCGCTATCTTGGCTTATTGGGAACCATCGCCACGATCACCCCATTACTCGGATTGCTCGGCACGGTTCTCGGTATGATCCGCGCGTTTACCCAATTGGCGGTTCAGGGGGTTGGTACCCCGGCAACGCTTGGCGGTGGTATCTCCGAGGCTCTGATCACCACGGCGACGGGTTTGTCTGTTGCCATTCCGACCATCCTCCTGCACAAATATTTGACCAGCCGGTCCGATAATATTGCCCATCAGTTGGAGATCCATGCCCTGGACTTGGTCGACCTTTTAGCTCATGATTCCAAGCGCTCCTGA
- a CDS encoding LapA family protein, translating into MKFVKLFLALVGLALVFIFCKDNDTKVVISFLDYQSPEIYLFLLIMTTFVLGMIAASFANTIKIIQLKRQLKQLQPESVEQEKQSKPEKKKDRKARKQEKETKPVASEPETVVEQVPAEVDKTPAASVVDEVSDAVYEEPAAEPAAEKSAEEETPEVIELPQGPVDEPQPETAAKDESQPKHS; encoded by the coding sequence ATGAAGTTTGTCAAACTTTTCTTGGCTCTGGTGGGCTTGGCTCTGGTTTTTATCTTTTGTAAAGACAACGATACAAAAGTTGTCATTAGTTTCCTTGATTATCAATCGCCCGAGATCTATCTTTTTTTGCTGATCATGACCACGTTTGTACTCGGTATGATCGCTGCCTCGTTTGCGAACACCATTAAAATTATCCAGCTCAAGCGCCAGCTCAAGCAGTTGCAGCCAGAGAGTGTGGAACAAGAGAAGCAAAGCAAGCCTGAGAAGAAAAAGGATCGTAAAGCCCGTAAGCAGGAGAAAGAGACCAAACCTGTAGCTTCTGAGCCCGAAACCGTGGTTGAACAAGTACCAGCTGAGGTTGATAAGACGCCTGCAGCTTCGGTTGTCGACGAGGTGAGTGACGCTGTTTACGAGGAACCCGCTGCCGAACCTGCCGCCGAGAAATCCGCTGAGGAGGAAACGCCGGAAGTGATCGAATTGCCTCAGGGTCCGGTGGATGAGCCGCAACCGGAGACAGCGGCGAAAGACGAATCGCAACCAAAACACTCTTAA
- a CDS encoding metallophosphoesterase family protein translates to MKKIAVLSDTHFNTLSEATALVEHLLTSCFSSVDAVIHAGDLVHPELGLLFDGLPFYSVQGNMDCSQPGVPLQRILTIESWRIGVVHGWGPKDDLEQRMLEHFAPAHLDCLIYGHSHHPICHRVGGILVVNPGSAADRRSEPWHSVALLHVGETLEAEIINIDAL, encoded by the coding sequence ATGAAAAAGATAGCCGTACTTTCCGATACGCATTTCAATACGCTATCCGAGGCAACCGCTTTGGTGGAGCATTTGCTGACAAGTTGTTTTTCCTCAGTGGATGCCGTCATTCACGCCGGAGATCTTGTACATCCGGAGTTGGGGCTGTTGTTTGACGGACTGCCTTTTTATAGTGTTCAGGGCAATATGGACTGTAGTCAACCAGGTGTTCCGTTACAGCGTATTCTGACTATTGAATCGTGGCGCATTGGCGTCGTTCATGGTTGGGGACCGAAGGATGATCTTGAACAACGGATGCTGGAGCATTTTGCTCCGGCTCATCTTGATTGTCTGATTTATGGTCACAGTCATCATCCGATCTGTCACCGGGTCGGGGGGATACTTGTGGTCAATCCGGGCAGTGCGGCGGATCGACGCAGTGAACCCTGGCATTCCGTTGCACTGCTTCATGTCGGCGAAACCCTTGAAGCCGAAATTATCAATATTGACGCTTTGTAG